ATGCTTGTACCGGAATATGTGTTGAGGCTTGCTTTTGGAATCTTGTATTTCTGGCTGCTCTACAAGTATGTGAAGCTTGTTGCTCAGCCGAAAGAGGCTTCGTGACAAGACAAGAGATGCGGTAGACACTAAGTTCTAATATTGTAGCCACCGGCCTCCGTGCCGGCGGATGAAGCGCAGACGACTCAACCAAGCCATAGGCGTGGTCCGGCATGGACGTCGGACCCTACCCATTCTTTGGAATCTGGCGTGGCCTAAAGTCATAGCGCGTAGGATGCTGGTGAACGAAGTGAACCGCATCGCTAGCTATAGCAAATCTCGAATGTTCTTTCCGAATGGGATCGCACTGCTGGGCAAGCCAGCAGTGGCACCCTGGGAATCAAACGGTCATTACTTTCGAGAACTGCTATAAGAATCCTACCCGAGCGGTCCCTGCGAATTCTTGAAATGGGATTATCGTGAGGAAGCCCACGAGCGAATAGTCTCTATCTGAGAGTCGGGAATGCAGAGAAATTCCATGAACTGGCGGTGTTTTTCCGGCGCGGATCGCTCAAACTCGACATGCCATCGAATCATGTCCTCCTCGCTGAAGCCGCAAGCAGATAGAAGAGATGTCCAAGTTGCCGCGTTCATGACCCCAATGCGGTCGAATAGAGCCCGATTCTTGAGCAATCCCAAAATGAACCGCTGTTGATCGCGGAGATGCTGGATTTCGTCGTTAAGCTCGTCAAGCCTCTGCTCTAGCGTCTGAGCGAAACCGTGGTCAGGAGAATCCAGGATATTCGAGATTTCCTTCAAAGCCAGGCCTGCCTTGCGGTAGGTGCAGATTTGCTCCAGCCGCGCCACGTCCGATGCAGAATATTGTCGATAGGCTCCTTCCGTGCGAGAGGAAGGCTTTAACAGCCCTATGGAATCATAATAGAGGAGCGTGCTGCGCGAAAGGCCAAACTTCCTTGCCAACTTTCCAATTGTGTACACGCTGCGGTCCTCCCTTTGCGCAGGGGTTCTTGGGCCGCCGTAGCGCCGGCATCCTGCCGGTAGCCTCGCCCTCCCCGCGCGCAAGGGTCCTTGACTAAAGGGTCTCTCGCATTTCCCTATCCAAATAGCCTGTTGAAGAAGCGGTTGGCTCGCATCTGCCAGTACGCGATGTTGACCGGTATGAGGCTTCTGCTGTCGAA
This portion of the Desulfomonile tiedjei genome encodes:
- a CDS encoding MerR family transcriptional regulator, producing the protein MYTIGKLARKFGLSRSTLLYYDSIGLLKPSSRTEGAYRQYSASDVARLEQICTYRKAGLALKEISNILDSPDHGFAQTLEQRLDELNDEIQHLRDQQRFILGLLKNRALFDRIGVMNAATWTSLLSACGFSEEDMIRWHVEFERSAPEKHRQFMEFLCIPDSQIETIRSWASSR